ACGTCATGTACCCGTCGCGTAAGCTCGTTTGTCAGTGCGTAGAGAAAAATGGTAGAGTATGCCGCCGGAGGAGAATCTGCCATGTCGGTGAAGACCGGACTCGATCTGTTCGAAAAACATTGGCCAAAACGCTTCAGGGGCGCGAGGGTAGGGCTCGTGGTCCATCCTGCGTCGGTTAACAGAAATCTCGATCATGCCGCGGACCTCTTTCTCCAATCGACGAGGTGCAGATTGACCGCGCTCTTCGGTCCCCAGCACGGGATCCGCGGAGAGACACAGGACAATATGGTGGAATGGAAGGGGTTCCGCGACGGGAAGAGGGGTCTCCCCGTCTTCAGTCTCTATGGAGCGACCCGGCAACCGCGGCCTTCCGTGCTGAAAGATCTCGATCTCATCGTGATAGATCTCCAGGATGTCGGTTCACGGTATTACACATTCATCTGGACCATGGATCTTTGTATGCAGGCATGTATCGAAGAGGGCAAGCCCGTAGTCGTCCTTGACCGGCCGAACCCTCTCAGCGGAGCTGTTATCGAAGGAACGGTCCTCAATCCGCATTATGCTTCTTTTGTAGGAAACAGGCCCCTCCCGGTACGTCACGGCATGACCGTGGGGGAAATTGCATGGTATCTCAAAGATGAATTCTACCCGTCCCTCGATCTCCATATCATTTCCATGGAGCGATGGAAGCGGAAGATGTGGTTTGATGACACCGCTCTCCCTTGGGTAATGCCTTCTCCGAACATGCCGACGCTTGATTCGGCGACTGTCTATCCGGGAGCCTGCCTCCTTGAAGGCACGCTCCTCAGTGAAGGCCGCGGAACGACAAGGCCCTTCGAGATATTCGGTGCGCCCTTCATAGATCCCGATGCGCTCATAAAGGAGCTGAAGCAGTTCGGGCTTCCCGGTGTCGCCTTCAGGCCGATTTTTTTCGAGCCGACCTTTCAGAAGCATTCGTCAAGGCTCTGCGGCGGAGCTCAGATACACGTTACGGACAGGAGCCGTTTCAGACCTTTCAAGACAGGTGTCGCTGTGCTGAAGGCGGTCCATGACCTCTATCCCGCCCGCTTCCGATGGAAAAACCCTCCCTACGAATATGAGAGAGAGAAGATGCCTATCGATATTCTTGCCGGCACGGATAAGCTCAGGAAGGGGATAGAGAAAGGCCGGAGCCTAACGTTCATGGAGGAATTGTGGAGAGAAGAATGCCTCCATTTTCAGAAGACAGTGAGAAGAAGATTCTTGCTTTATGGCTGAACCGGTCAATATATTCATCCCTGCCGCGGGCTTGGGTGAAAGATTGAGGCCGATAACCTATGAGATTCCCAAGCCCCTTCTCCCCATTGCCGGCAGACCGGTCCTCGCAATTATCCTCGAAAGGCTTGCGTGCCATGCCAAACGTTTCGGGATGAACCTTCATTACAGGAAGGATGATCTTCAAGCGTGGATAGAGAGTTCAGCATTCCGTGAAGGGATCGTCCTCTTTCCCGAAGAGCCCCTCCTCGGTACGGGAGGCGCGCTGAAGAACGCAGAGGGCCTCCTCTCGGAAGGCGTGTTTCTCGTCCATAACTCAGACGTACTCTGCGACATGGACATCGAGAGACTCATCGAAGTGCACCGATCTTCGGAAAACGTCGTGACGCTTGCTGTTCACGATTTTCCGGATTTCAATACTGTTGCGGTTGACGGGGATGGTTTTCTGAGGGGTGTCGGAGTCTCCCTAATTCATGATCAGGGCGAAACGAGACGAGTCGCCTTCACCGGCATAGCTGCCTACAGCCCCGACTTCCTGAAATTCCTTCCCAAAGGCGTATCGAGTGTCGTGGATGCCTGGTTGTATGCTCTCAAGTCAGGCATGCGAATCGGAACCCATGATGTGAGCGGCTGTTACTGGAGCGACATCGGGACCCCGTCTGCGTATGCTGCAGCTGTCGTCGAAGCCATGAGGGCAGATGGCGAGATTGTCTACATCCATTCCACGGCAAGGGGCTGCCGTCATGTTGCAATGGACGGATATGTCGTGATGGAGGAAAAATCATCTGCAGAGCACGGCGTCTCGCTGAGAAATTGCATCCTTTTACCGGGGTCGCGCCTGACCGCGGGCGGATCCTTTGAGAACAGCATCATCGGCCCCGCCTTCGAAATACCTCTGAAAGAAGGGGAGATGCTCTCACCGTCGGGAGATGGCAATATCATTCCTATCGGTTCGGGAGGATCGGAAAGGAAGTATTACCGCTTGCGCGAGGGGAAGCGTTCCTCCGTGCTCGTGCAGTTTGGTAGCGGCAGTGAGGATTTCGATCGGCACATCGCATATACTGACTTCTTCCGGAGATATAGCGTCCCTGTTCCCGCCCTCCTGAGGCTGGATAGGGAACGGGGGGAGGCTGTTTTCGAAGACCTCGGGGATCTTTCGCTCTATGGCTGGCTCAAATGTCCGCGTTCTGTAGAAGAGACCCTCAGGCTCTACCGGAAGGTTCTGGACATCGCAGTCACGATGCATACTGATGTCACTGATCACGTCGCTGAATGTCCCCAATTAACGGAGAAGCTTTTTGACTATGACCATCTGCGGTGGGAGACGGGATATTTTGGGGAGAACTTCGTTTTAGGGCTGAGAGGCATGAGGATGAAAGACAGTTCCCTGCTCGAAAAGGATCTTCACCTGCTCGCGAGGAAGGCGGATTCTCTTCCCAAGACCGTGATCCACAGGGATTTTCAGAGTCAGAACATCATGGTAACGAAGGTAGAGATACCGAGAGTCATCGATTATCAGGGGGCAAGAATCGGTCCGCCGGCTTATGACATCGCCTCTCTCCTCTGGGACCCCTATTACCGTATCCAGGAAAC
This is a stretch of genomic DNA from Thermodesulfovibrionales bacterium. It encodes these proteins:
- a CDS encoding DUF1343 domain-containing protein translates to MSVKTGLDLFEKHWPKRFRGARVGLVVHPASVNRNLDHAADLFLQSTRCRLTALFGPQHGIRGETQDNMVEWKGFRDGKRGLPVFSLYGATRQPRPSVLKDLDLIVIDLQDVGSRYYTFIWTMDLCMQACIEEGKPVVVLDRPNPLSGAVIEGTVLNPHYASFVGNRPLPVRHGMTVGEIAWYLKDEFYPSLDLHIISMERWKRKMWFDDTALPWVMPSPNMPTLDSATVYPGACLLEGTLLSEGRGTTRPFEIFGAPFIDPDALIKELKQFGLPGVAFRPIFFEPTFQKHSSRLCGGAQIHVTDRSRFRPFKTGVAVLKAVHDLYPARFRWKNPPYEYEREKMPIDILAGTDKLRKGIEKGRSLTFMEELWREECLHFQKTVRRRFLLYG
- a CDS encoding phosphotransferase, whose translation is MAEPVNIFIPAAGLGERLRPITYEIPKPLLPIAGRPVLAIILERLACHAKRFGMNLHYRKDDLQAWIESSAFREGIVLFPEEPLLGTGGALKNAEGLLSEGVFLVHNSDVLCDMDIERLIEVHRSSENVVTLAVHDFPDFNTVAVDGDGFLRGVGVSLIHDQGETRRVAFTGIAAYSPDFLKFLPKGVSSVVDAWLYALKSGMRIGTHDVSGCYWSDIGTPSAYAAAVVEAMRADGEIVYIHSTARGCRHVAMDGYVVMEEKSSAEHGVSLRNCILLPGSRLTAGGSFENSIIGPAFEIPLKEGEMLSPSGDGNIIPIGSGGSERKYYRLREGKRSSVLVQFGSGSEDFDRHIAYTDFFRRYSVPVPALLRLDRERGEAVFEDLGDLSLYGWLKCPRSVEETLRLYRKVLDIAVTMHTDVTDHVAECPQLTEKLFDYDHLRWETGYFGENFVLGLRGMRMKDSSLLEKDLHLLARKADSLPKTVIHRDFQSQNIMVTKVEIPRVIDYQGARIGPPAYDIASLLWDPYYRIQETLRERLLDYYVGRMEAKGASGFDEETFRSALLPCRLQRHMQALGAYAFLSVVKGKRYFLKHVEEGVRLLKEDIEAAREEYPSLYEVASQL